The following are encoded together in the Salvia hispanica cultivar TCC Black 2014 chromosome 6, UniMelb_Shisp_WGS_1.0, whole genome shotgun sequence genome:
- the LOC125195780 gene encoding dynamin-related protein 5A-like, whose translation MENLISLVNRLQRACTALGDHGEETALPTLWDALPSIAVVGGQSSGKSSVLESVVGKDFLPRGSGIVTRRPLVLQLHRLDEGREYAEFGHLPRRKFTDFAAVRKEIADETDRETGRSTKQISTVPIYLSIYSPNVVNLTLIDLPGLTKVAVDGQPDSIVMDIENMVRSYIEKPNCIILAISPANQDLATSDAIKISREVDPKGERTFGVLTKIDLMDKGTDAVDILEGKAYRLQFPWIGVVNRSQQDINKNVDMIAARRREREYFAQTPEYKHLAHRMGSEHLGKILSKHLEAVIKSRIPGLQSLINKTVIELESELSRLGKPIATDAGGKLYMIMEICRTFDGIFKEHLDGVRPGGDKIYNVFDNQLPAALKRLQFDKHLAMENVRKLITEADGYQPHLIAPEQGYRRLIETALILIKGPAEAAVDAVHGVLKELVHKAINETVELKQYPSLRVEVGNAAIESLDRMKEESRKATIQLVEMENSYLTVDFFRKLPQDVEKGGNPTHSIFDRYNDSYLRRIGTTVLSYVNMVCGSLRNSIPKSIVYCQVREAKRSLLDHFFTDLGKKEGKQLGKLLDEDPAIMQRRISLAKRLELYRAAQAEIDSVAWSK comes from the exons ATGGAGAATCTGATTTCATTGGTTAACCGGTTGCAGAGAGCTTGCACCGCTCTCGGAGATCACGGCGAAGAGACCGCGCTGCCTACTCTCTGGGACGCCTTGCCTTCTATCGCCGTTGTCGGCGGTCAG AGTTCTGGAAAGTCATCAGTGCTTGAAAGTGTTGTTGGGAAAGACTTTTTACCTCGTGGATCCG GTATTGTTACTAGACGCCCTCTTGTTCTGCAGCTTCATCGGCTTGATGAAGGCAGAGAATATGCAGAATTTGGACATCTCCCTAGGAGGAAATTCACTGATTTTG CTGCTGTCAGAAAGGAGATTGCTGATGAAACTGACAGAGAGACTGGGCGTTCTACTAAGCAAATTTCCACTGTTCCAATATATCTTAGCATTTATTCGCCAAATG TGGTAAATCTTACTTTGATTGATCTTCCTGGACTTACAAAAGTGGCTGTTG ATGGTCAGCCAGATAGCATTGTGATGGATATTGAAAACATGGTCAGGTCTTACATTGAGAAG cCCAACTGTATTATTTTGGCTATTTCTCCTGCCAACCAAGACCTTGCAACGTCAGATGCAATTAAAATTTCTCGTGAAGTGGACCCTAAAG GGGAGAGAACATTTGGAGTTCTGACGAAGATTGATCTTATGGACAAGGGTACTGATGCTGTAGAT ATCTTGGAAGGGAAAGCATACAGGCTGCAGTTTCCATGGATTGGTGTTGTTAATCGCTCTCAACAAGACATCAACAAAAATGTTGACATGATCGCTGCTAGGCGTAGAGAGCGGGAGTATTTTGCTCAAACTCCAGAATACAAACATCTTGCTCACCGTATGGGCTCAGAGCATTTAGGGAAAATATTATCTAAA CATTTGGAAGCTGTCATCAAATCACGAATTCCAGGACTTCAGTCGCTAATCAACAAAACTGTAATTGAGCTGGAATCTGAGTTGAGTCGTCTTGGAAAGCCCATTGCAACTGATGCTGGG GGAAAATTGTACATGATCATGGAAATCTGCCGTACATTTGATGGAATCTTCAAAGAGCATCTTGATGGAGT TCGACCTGGTGGTGATAAAATATACAATGTTTTTGACAACCAATTGCCTGCGGCGTTGAAGCGCTTACAGTTTGATAAGCATCTTGCCATGGAAAATGTACGCAAGTTAATCACTGAAGCTGATGGGTATCAGCCTCATCTCATAGCACCTGAGCAGGGTTATCGCCGTCTCATTGAAACTGCTTTGATCCTTATCAAAGGTCCTGCAGAAGCTGCTGTGGATGCG GTTCATGGAGTACTCAAGGAACTGGTTCACAAGGCAATTAATGAGACTGTA GAGTTAAAGCAATACCCTTCTCTCAGAGTAGAGGTCGGGAATGCTGCTATTGAATCATTGGATAGGATGAAGGAAGAGAGCAGGAAAGCAACTATACAGCTTGttgaaatggaaaatagtTACTTGACTGTAGATTTCTTTAGGAAGCTTCCCCAGGATGTCGAGAAGGGTGGCAATCCGACGCACTCAATCTTCGACAGATACAATGATTCATATCTTCGCAGAATTG GAACAACTGTGCTGTCTTATGTCAATATGGTGTGTGGAAGCTTGAGAAACTCCATTCCAAAGTCTATCGTATATTGCCAAGTCCGTGAGGCGAAACGGAGCTTGCTTGACCACTTCTTCACTGATTTAGGCAAAAAAGAG GGGAAGCAGTTGGGAAAATTGTTGGATGAGGATCCGGCTATCATGCAGCGGCGCATCTCCCTTGCCAAGAGACTGGAGTTGTACAGAGCTGCTCAAGCAGAGATCGATTCAGTCGCATGGTCGAAATAG